A single window of Natronocella acetinitrilica DNA harbors:
- a CDS encoding response regulator produces the protein MTRVLIVDDSPTETHVLRGMLEKHGYDVAVAETGESGIEIARKMVPDVILMDIVMPGVNGFQATRKLSKDPATSAIPIVIISTKDQDTDRIWGMRQGACDYITKPVTEEQLLDAVKGALKN, from the coding sequence ATGACTCGGGTACTCATTGTCGACGACTCCCCTACGGAAACCCACGTGCTGCGCGGCATGCTGGAGAAGCATGGCTATGACGTGGCGGTGGCCGAAACCGGCGAGAGCGGAATCGAGATTGCACGCAAGATGGTGCCGGATGTCATTCTCATGGACATCGTGATGCCGGGCGTCAATGGCTTCCAGGCGACGCGCAAGCTGAGCAAGGACCCGGCGACCTCCGCGATTCCCATCGTCATCATCAGCACCAAGGATCAGGATACGGATCGCATCTGGGGCATGCGCCAGGGTGCGTGTGATTACATAACCAAGCCTGTGACTGAAGAGCAGCTGCTCGATGCTGTCAAGGGCGCCCTGAAGAACTGA
- a CDS encoding chemotaxis protein CheW, with the protein MVAVVQMSPFALLRQLEQLGRDHGAQMPVREAPAEVWEGVGFRLGAQHFVCAMGEVTELLKYPELSPIPRTRSWVRGMANVRGNLLPVMDLNGFLGGVQTSLTRSSRVIVIDIDGVFAGLLVDEVLGMRHFLNDDFHQSAENVAEDLAPFISGRFHTEGVEWLVFSMRALAQSTRFIKVAI; encoded by the coding sequence ATGGTTGCGGTCGTTCAAATGTCGCCCTTTGCCTTGCTCCGCCAGCTCGAGCAGCTGGGTCGTGATCACGGTGCCCAGATGCCTGTGCGGGAAGCTCCCGCCGAGGTGTGGGAGGGTGTCGGCTTTCGCCTTGGCGCGCAGCATTTCGTCTGTGCCATGGGGGAGGTCACCGAGCTTCTGAAGTATCCCGAGCTGTCGCCGATTCCGCGGACCCGCTCCTGGGTGCGGGGCATGGCCAACGTGCGCGGCAATCTGCTGCCGGTCATGGATCTGAATGGCTTTCTCGGGGGCGTGCAGACCAGCCTTACCCGTAGTAGCCGGGTCATTGTCATCGACATCGATGGTGTGTTCGCCGGTTTGCTCGTGGACGAGGTTCTGGGGATGCGACATTTTCTGAACGACGATTTTCACCAGTCCGCCGAGAACGTTGCGGAGGACCTGGCACCGTTCATTTCGGGTCGCTTCCACACCGAGGGTGTGGAGTGGCTGGTTTTCAGCATGCGGGCTCTGGCCCAGTCGACCCGGTTCATCAAGGTGGCGATCTAG
- a CDS encoding response regulator, producing MVIDDSKTIRRTAETLLKKEGCEVITATDGFEALAKIADLKPGIIFIDIMMPRLDGYQTCALIKHNQLFKKTPVIMLSSKDGLFDRARGRIVGSEQYLTKPFTREELLGAIKRHLSQAA from the coding sequence ATGGTCATCGACGACAGCAAGACCATCCGGCGCACGGCCGAGACCCTGCTCAAGAAGGAGGGTTGCGAGGTGATTACCGCCACGGACGGATTCGAGGCGCTCGCCAAGATCGCCGACCTCAAGCCCGGCATCATTTTCATTGATATCATGATGCCCCGGCTGGACGGTTATCAGACCTGTGCGCTCATCAAGCACAACCAGCTGTTCAAGAAAACCCCGGTGATCATGTTGTCCAGCAAGGATGGCCTGTTCGACCGTGCCCGAGGCCGCATCGTCGGTTCCGAGCAGTATCTGACCAAACCCTTTACCCGGGAAGAACTGCTTGGCGCCATCAAGCGACACCTGAGTCAGGCGGCGTGA
- a CDS encoding CheR family methyltransferase, giving the protein MVLAEEGQEVQPSTSMADSLPGMTQSQFDRWVELLERRTGMVLPRERRSFLVTSLALRMRQIGYRDVDAYYEFVTSGLAGNIEWTALVDRLTVHETRFFRDPRALRLLRETVLPAVVARPGWDGQLNIWSVGCSTGEEAYTLAMVADRYFNDTGFVARFGVTGTDISLQSLSTAKAGTYSRRRATDIPEEYALRYCEPADPEHFLVSRKLRRRVCFAQINVLDVGGLAGRAADVVYCQNLLIYFDRTRRQAIVDSLVKHLRPGGVMILGAGEVLRWTHPHMTRLANQDDVLAFRRSDEPARRAVAP; this is encoded by the coding sequence ATGGTGCTCGCTGAGGAGGGGCAAGAGGTGCAGCCGTCCACGTCCATGGCCGACAGCCTGCCCGGCATGACGCAGTCGCAGTTCGACCGCTGGGTCGAATTGCTGGAGCGTCGAACCGGCATGGTGTTACCCAGGGAACGGCGCTCGTTCCTCGTGACCAGCCTGGCCTTGCGGATGCGCCAGATCGGCTACCGCGACGTCGATGCCTACTACGAATTCGTCACATCGGGGCTCGCCGGCAACATCGAATGGACGGCACTGGTTGACCGGCTCACCGTTCATGAAACCCGTTTCTTCCGCGATCCAAGAGCGTTGCGCCTGCTGCGTGAGACCGTGCTGCCGGCGGTGGTGGCCCGACCGGGTTGGGACGGGCAGCTCAACATCTGGAGCGTCGGTTGCTCCACCGGGGAAGAGGCCTACACCCTTGCCATGGTGGCGGATCGCTACTTCAATGATACCGGGTTTGTTGCCCGCTTCGGGGTAACCGGGACCGACATCAGCCTGCAGTCCCTGTCCACGGCCAAGGCGGGTACCTATTCCCGCAGGCGCGCCACTGACATTCCGGAAGAGTATGCGCTGCGCTATTGCGAACCCGCCGATCCGGAACACTTCCTGGTCAGTCGGAAGCTTCGCCGGCGGGTTTGTTTCGCCCAGATCAATGTGCTTGATGTTGGTGGGCTGGCCGGCCGGGCGGCGGATGTCGTCTATTGTCAGAATCTACTCATTTATTTCGATCGCACCCGCCGCCAGGCCATCGTGGACAGCCTGGTGAAACACCTGCGGCCTGGGGGCGTGATGATACTCGGGGCGGGTGAGGTCCTGCGCTGGACTCATCCACACATGACAAGGCTGGCCAACCAGGACGACGTGCTTGCCTTCCGTCGCAGCGATGAACCAGCCCGGAGGGCGGTTGCGCCATGA
- a CDS encoding methyl-accepting chemotaxis protein, with translation MKGLRNLGQFGGLSAAVTAVSGLILLAVVLMVASFAYINYYSNFDAEYVERSEAIRVLAQKIAKNASEAANGKTDAFFNLREARQDLAQNTDALASGNPRTGLPPTSQTTPAADAALGRVLQPWNEMNRLVGTILENQERIITINETAEEFRGTVPRIQRLLEEAATRLVDAGASQDQVFATTQAMLHADQITRNIEEMLRGGIGNRTAAARLEQADQNLSASLNSLLGSGPLPVGNVTDSQARTALEEARNIYASEVREPVNDILGDRTELYEVREAADRIFTDSDRLEATTEQLLVQYRALSDQRPVKWWFGFAFGLLALILLVVRGFFTRFAARAEVEAQRAEKRKADEQSKKNQQAILDLLDEIQGLSEGDLTVQASVGEEFTGAIGDAFNDATDALRNLVTTINETSVQVSSAAQQTQATAMHLAEASDHQAHQITAASAAINEMAISIDQVSRNSEESADVARRSVDLAHKGADTVRRTIDGMDVIREQIQETSKRIKRLGESSQEIGNIVELINDIADQTNILALNASIQAAMAGEAGRGFAVVADEVQRLAERSGNATKQIEALVKTIQTDTNEAVISMEQSTAGVVSGARLAEDAGDALREIENTSQQLAGLIQNISEAARQQAKAAANISDTMNVIQEITSQTSAGTNETATSIGNLADLANDLRNSVAGFKLPE, from the coding sequence ATGAAGGGTTTGAGGAACTTGGGTCAGTTCGGCGGACTCTCGGCAGCGGTGACGGCCGTCAGTGGGCTGATTCTGCTCGCCGTGGTGCTGATGGTGGCGAGCTTCGCCTACATCAACTACTACAGCAACTTCGACGCCGAATACGTGGAGCGCTCCGAGGCGATTCGCGTACTGGCGCAAAAAATTGCCAAGAATGCATCCGAAGCTGCCAACGGCAAGACCGATGCCTTCTTCAATCTGCGTGAGGCACGGCAGGATCTGGCGCAGAATACCGATGCCCTTGCCTCGGGCAATCCGCGTACCGGGCTGCCCCCCACGTCTCAGACAACACCGGCTGCCGACGCGGCACTGGGGCGTGTCCTGCAGCCCTGGAACGAGATGAACCGCCTGGTTGGCACCATCCTCGAAAACCAGGAGCGCATCATAACGATCAACGAGACTGCGGAAGAGTTCCGTGGCACCGTACCCCGTATTCAGCGTCTTCTGGAAGAGGCCGCCACCCGACTGGTTGATGCCGGCGCCAGCCAGGACCAGGTCTTTGCCACCACCCAGGCCATGCTCCACGCCGACCAGATCACCCGGAATATCGAGGAAATGCTGCGTGGTGGCATCGGTAATCGCACCGCCGCCGCCCGTCTCGAGCAGGCCGACCAGAATCTGAGTGCCTCTCTCAACTCCCTGCTTGGCTCGGGTCCCCTGCCGGTTGGCAACGTTACCGATAGCCAGGCCCGGACGGCACTGGAAGAGGCCCGCAACATCTATGCGTCGGAAGTGCGTGAACCGGTGAACGACATCCTTGGCGACCGCACGGAGCTCTATGAAGTGCGCGAGGCGGCGGACCGGATCTTCACCGATTCCGATCGTCTGGAAGCCACTACCGAACAGCTCCTCGTCCAGTACCGGGCTCTTTCAGATCAGCGGCCGGTGAAGTGGTGGTTCGGCTTTGCTTTCGGTCTTCTGGCGCTGATTCTTCTGGTGGTGCGCGGCTTCTTTACCCGCTTTGCGGCCCGAGCCGAGGTGGAAGCCCAGCGCGCCGAGAAGCGCAAGGCCGACGAGCAGTCGAAGAAGAACCAGCAGGCGATCCTTGACCTGCTGGACGAAATCCAGGGTCTGTCCGAAGGCGATCTCACCGTACAGGCCTCGGTGGGTGAGGAGTTCACCGGCGCCATCGGCGACGCCTTCAATGACGCCACCGACGCCCTGCGCAACCTGGTAACCACCATCAACGAGACCTCGGTACAGGTGTCCTCCGCGGCACAGCAGACCCAGGCGACTGCCATGCACCTGGCGGAAGCCTCCGATCACCAGGCGCACCAGATCACTGCCGCATCGGCGGCCATCAACGAAATGGCCATTTCCATCGACCAGGTGTCGCGCAACTCCGAAGAATCGGCTGACGTGGCCCGCAGATCGGTGGACCTGGCGCACAAGGGCGCCGACACCGTGCGTCGCACCATCGACGGCATGGACGTGATCCGCGAACAGATCCAGGAGACGTCCAAGCGGATCAAGCGGCTCGGTGAGTCATCCCAGGAAATCGGCAACATCGTCGAGCTGATCAACGACATTGCCGACCAGACCAACATCCTGGCCCTTAATGCTTCCATACAGGCGGCCATGGCCGGTGAAGCGGGTCGCGGTTTCGCGGTGGTTGCCGACGAAGTCCAGCGACTGGCCGAACGCTCGGGTAATGCCACCAAGCAGATCGAAGCCCTGGTGAAGACTATCCAGACCGACACCAACGAGGCGGTGATCTCCATGGAGCAATCCACCGCCGGTGTGGTCAGTGGTGCGCGCCTGGCGGAAGACGCCGGCGATGCGCTGCGCGAGATCGAAAACACCTCGCAGCAGCTTGCCGGACTGATCCAGAACATCTCCGAGGCGGCCCGTCAGCAGGCCAAGGCCGCCGCCAACATCTCCGATACCATGAACGTCATCCAGGAGATCACCTCGCAGACGTCCGCGGGTACCAACGAGACGGCGACCTCCATCGGTAACCTGGCTGATCTCGCCAACGACCTGCGGAACTCCGTGGCCGGCTTCAAGCTGCCCGAGTAA
- a CDS encoding Hpt domain-containing protein: MTTSDFDRSTLSWVRRELENTLKEAAQALEAYSEDRSDETQLRFCGTYLHQVYGTLQMLELYGVSMLAEELERSIEALLAGDVGQPEDAEETIMTGILRCARLLEEIEQGQQDSPLVVLGLINDLRSSRAAETLDESLFFSPDLAAVQDAEARLREAGEPIVALARRYRGVYQRALLMYFKRQQEDRSLEKIAEVLDNLDAASPDDGAAGLWWIAAGVVDGLRHGGLESTRSVKTLLGQVDRQLKRVIDEGETALVEDVPEELLKSLLYHVAMAPEPTERLLAIRRQFGLDEPADPDRPAAGPGADILESVAGALREDVTGVKDALDLHVRGGQADPERLRLAAESLGRVADTLGMLGMGEARTVVRDQLPGFQRLAAGEDVGDQSLMELARTLLYVESSLDNVLEDGFVRPEGADAAVGIDDGRLFDLEYRTVYQTAIREAIADIGAIKEAIVQFIERDNQQPLDSLEAVMRRLQGALEMIDLERAACLISVMNDYLRQEVLDSRAVPGSEALDALADTITSLEYYLEAVLERRSGREAILDVAQGSLDLLGYRPSTGATPERVGTELPPTVALEPEALDTDEPDADHSGEDHGDQEQPEAQVVESEPELVDSASDAPMEEPMEAPESPSVADVPPIRRPGHASAVNLDVPVRGEELDDEILEIFLEEVDEVLETIGENMPAWLADPEQKEPVTTLRRMWHTLKGSGRLAGALLLGELAWSVERLLNRVIEGNVLPTREVTGLVEKATNRIPSLAAELRGEDIDLDSLDIRGLMAQLQGAADGEPVVTAPAVPATSDEVQEAPAESAVDEVFADAEDSGEESDATSEADHDHDDATLASSDPFAEDPFSEVEFLVPDAEPVGEDSSADQEPGHDQALDSPEEQAPLVSDQELADLESMDGVEDFAAADDDADVDTPDPEVFEELEGALPANESSEQPELPDDFGFPDDDVAEPAAEAVEPVHVAAPVASGPTPLIDPALYEIFRAETLDHLTAVAGFIEGCRAQSATCQVTESLTRALHTLAGSARMANVVPVATLARSLEQFAGLRQDQGRRLDQADNELLEAGAQRIRELLDALGDSSLDMPGIDDVLSWIDERRQVEPPQTTEPAAPSAVSAPAFVDEPVDAVDEDLVALFLEEAEDILQFLEGTIARWEHDADPSAALAELHRSLHTLKGGARLAGFNGFATLCHGLESLVVDVELARIPADDACFDLLTECLDGLNRMVLAARTGKMTESPVALLERMEQVRREAAGESADSLSDWPQADEAGGDVELVEVFLEESAEVLQVIEGALQQWADDPDDENLLRDIQRALHTLKGGARMAGFSPMADLAHAVETLLNGVRDGEVGADRPLFDLLEQCHDHLYAMRENAAQGAVLQAPAALLQTIEARRGDATDADVEAPVEVPPPPAVAPPPQAPAQDAGAERTAAADMVRVRADLLDNLVNNAGEVSIYRARLDQQVGGFRFNLAELDQTVSRLREQLRTLEIETEAQILYRFDRQPESTQDADDDSFDPLELDRFSRMQELSRALVESVNDLSSIEGMLDNLAREAETLLLQQSRVNTELQDGLMRTRMVPFANLAPRLRRIVRQTAQELGRDVQLRVQGGQGEMDRNVLERVTAPLEHMLRNAVAHGIETPDARQAAGKPGSGQITVALDREGSDVVLRVSDDGSGMNLEAIRRKAISRGLMREDAELTDREIVQFVLEQGFSTAETVTQISGRGVGMDVVNAEIKQLGGNLEIDSRPGLGTTFIVRLPFTLAMNQALLCMAAEQAYAIPLTAIDGVVRLTRDQLETYFRRGDQARYHYAGQDYQVRSLAELLGTGEAGVSGTDRRTPVVLVQTGDHRLAIQVDALIGAREIVVKSVGPQISGVPGIFGATILADGRVVFILDVGAFVRLGSAAVADGVQVTSEPAPLLDEMATVMVVDDSITMRKVATRLLERNGMQVVTAKDGVDAVALLQDYVPHAMLLDIEMPRMDGYELATHMRNDERLREVPIIMITSRTGDKHRQRALDIGVDRYLGKPYQESELMDNLRELLQDRHGIR; this comes from the coding sequence ATGACGACCTCCGACTTTGATCGCAGCACACTCAGTTGGGTGCGCCGGGAGCTTGAAAACACGCTCAAGGAAGCTGCCCAGGCCCTGGAGGCATACAGCGAAGACCGCAGCGACGAGACGCAGCTGCGCTTTTGCGGCACCTACCTGCATCAGGTCTACGGCACGCTGCAGATGCTTGAACTCTATGGCGTGTCCATGCTGGCCGAAGAGCTGGAGCGGTCCATCGAGGCGTTGCTTGCCGGTGATGTCGGCCAGCCCGAGGACGCCGAAGAAACCATCATGACCGGCATTCTGCGCTGCGCCCGTCTGCTTGAGGAAATCGAGCAGGGCCAGCAGGACAGCCCGTTGGTGGTGCTTGGCCTGATCAACGATTTGCGAAGCTCACGGGCGGCCGAGACCCTGGACGAGAGCCTGTTTTTCTCGCCGGACCTGGCCGCCGTTCAGGACGCCGAAGCCCGACTGCGGGAAGCCGGTGAGCCCATTGTTGCGTTGGCCAGGCGTTACCGGGGTGTCTATCAGCGCGCCCTGCTGATGTATTTCAAGCGTCAGCAGGAAGACCGCAGCCTGGAAAAGATCGCCGAGGTGCTGGACAACCTGGATGCGGCTTCTCCCGATGATGGCGCCGCCGGTTTGTGGTGGATCGCCGCCGGTGTGGTGGACGGCTTGCGGCATGGTGGGCTGGAGAGCACGCGCTCGGTCAAGACGCTGCTGGGACAGGTGGACCGGCAACTCAAGCGGGTCATCGACGAGGGCGAGACGGCACTGGTGGAGGATGTGCCCGAAGAGCTGCTGAAGAGCCTGCTCTATCACGTGGCGATGGCGCCGGAACCGACAGAACGCCTGCTGGCCATTCGGCGGCAGTTCGGACTCGATGAGCCAGCTGACCCCGACCGGCCCGCTGCCGGACCGGGCGCGGATATCCTGGAGAGTGTTGCCGGTGCGCTGCGGGAGGATGTGACCGGCGTCAAGGATGCGCTGGATCTCCACGTGCGCGGTGGGCAGGCGGATCCGGAGCGCCTGCGGTTGGCTGCCGAGAGCCTGGGCCGCGTTGCCGATACGCTGGGCATGCTGGGCATGGGCGAGGCCCGCACGGTGGTACGCGATCAGCTGCCGGGCTTCCAGCGCCTTGCGGCGGGAGAGGACGTCGGTGATCAGTCGCTGATGGAACTGGCCCGTACGCTCCTCTACGTCGAGTCCAGCCTCGACAACGTGCTCGAGGACGGTTTCGTCCGTCCTGAAGGCGCGGACGCCGCCGTCGGCATCGACGACGGTCGCTTGTTCGACCTGGAGTATCGCACCGTCTATCAAACGGCGATCCGCGAGGCCATCGCCGATATCGGCGCGATCAAGGAAGCCATCGTTCAATTCATCGAGCGGGACAACCAGCAGCCGCTGGATTCCCTGGAAGCCGTGATGCGGCGCCTCCAGGGCGCACTCGAGATGATCGATCTCGAACGGGCCGCCTGCCTGATCTCCGTGATGAACGATTATCTGCGCCAGGAGGTACTGGACTCCCGTGCCGTGCCCGGTTCGGAAGCCCTGGATGCCCTGGCAGATACCATCACCAGCCTGGAGTACTACCTGGAGGCTGTGCTTGAGCGGCGCAGCGGCCGCGAGGCAATCCTGGATGTGGCCCAGGGCAGCCTCGATCTTCTGGGCTACAGGCCGTCCACCGGCGCGACGCCAGAGCGGGTCGGCACCGAGCTCCCGCCCACCGTTGCCCTGGAGCCGGAAGCACTTGATACCGATGAGCCCGATGCTGACCACAGCGGCGAAGACCACGGTGACCAAGAGCAGCCTGAAGCCCAGGTGGTGGAGTCGGAGCCCGAGCTCGTGGACTCGGCATCGGACGCGCCCATGGAAGAGCCCATGGAAGCGCCAGAGTCGCCGTCGGTTGCAGATGTGCCGCCGATACGTCGCCCTGGTCATGCCTCGGCGGTCAACCTGGATGTGCCCGTACGGGGCGAAGAGCTGGACGACGAAATTCTCGAGATCTTCCTCGAAGAGGTCGACGAAGTGCTCGAGACCATCGGCGAGAACATGCCCGCATGGCTGGCCGATCCAGAGCAGAAGGAGCCGGTTACGACACTGCGCCGCATGTGGCATACCCTCAAGGGCAGTGGTCGCCTGGCCGGGGCCCTGTTGCTGGGCGAGTTGGCCTGGTCCGTCGAGCGCCTGCTCAATCGGGTGATCGAGGGTAACGTTTTGCCCACTCGCGAAGTGACCGGTCTGGTGGAGAAGGCCACCAACCGTATTCCGTCGCTTGCCGCCGAATTGCGTGGCGAGGACATCGATCTCGATAGCCTGGATATTCGCGGGCTCATGGCCCAGCTGCAGGGTGCGGCGGATGGTGAGCCGGTCGTTACCGCGCCCGCGGTTCCGGCAACCTCCGACGAGGTCCAGGAGGCTCCCGCAGAAAGCGCAGTGGACGAGGTGTTCGCCGACGCCGAGGATTCCGGGGAAGAATCGGACGCAACGTCCGAGGCTGACCATGATCATGACGATGCGACGCTCGCGTCCAGCGATCCCTTTGCCGAGGATCCATTCTCGGAAGTCGAATTTCTTGTGCCTGACGCGGAACCCGTGGGAGAGGACTCGTCTGCCGACCAGGAACCCGGGCATGATCAGGCGTTGGACTCGCCGGAGGAGCAGGCGCCGCTGGTCAGCGATCAGGAACTCGCCGATCTGGAGAGCATGGACGGCGTCGAGGATTTCGCTGCAGCCGACGACGATGCCGATGTCGATACGCCCGACCCGGAAGTTTTCGAGGAACTTGAAGGTGCGCTGCCGGCGAACGAATCATCGGAGCAGCCCGAATTGCCGGATGATTTCGGGTTTCCGGATGATGATGTGGCTGAGCCCGCCGCCGAGGCTGTCGAGCCTGTCCACGTAGCAGCACCTGTTGCTTCGGGGCCGACACCGCTGATCGATCCCGCCCTGTACGAAATCTTCCGTGCCGAGACGCTGGATCACCTGACTGCGGTGGCCGGATTCATAGAGGGGTGCCGCGCCCAGAGTGCCACCTGTCAGGTCACGGAGTCGCTGACTCGTGCCCTGCATACGCTGGCCGGTAGTGCCCGGATGGCCAATGTGGTGCCGGTTGCCACGCTGGCCCGCAGCCTGGAACAGTTCGCTGGCTTGCGGCAGGATCAGGGCCGCCGTCTGGATCAGGCCGACAACGAACTGCTCGAAGCAGGTGCGCAACGCATCCGTGAGTTGCTGGACGCCCTCGGAGACAGCAGTCTCGACATGCCGGGTATCGACGATGTGCTGTCGTGGATCGATGAGCGCCGTCAGGTGGAACCGCCGCAAACCACCGAACCGGCGGCACCATCCGCCGTCTCGGCACCGGCCTTCGTGGACGAGCCCGTCGATGCCGTGGACGAGGATCTGGTCGCCCTGTTCCTGGAAGAGGCGGAGGACATTCTGCAGTTCCTGGAGGGCACCATCGCTCGCTGGGAACATGACGCTGATCCCAGCGCGGCCCTTGCGGAGTTGCACCGCTCCTTGCACACCCTCAAGGGAGGCGCGCGACTCGCGGGCTTTAACGGTTTCGCCACTCTCTGTCATGGCCTCGAGAGCCTGGTGGTGGACGTGGAACTTGCCCGGATTCCAGCGGATGACGCCTGTTTCGATCTGTTGACGGAATGCCTCGACGGCCTGAACCGCATGGTGCTGGCCGCGCGTACCGGCAAGATGACGGAGTCGCCCGTCGCCTTGCTGGAACGCATGGAACAGGTCCGGCGGGAGGCCGCGGGCGAGTCGGCCGACTCCCTGAGCGATTGGCCACAGGCCGATGAGGCCGGCGGCGACGTGGAATTGGTCGAGGTCTTTCTGGAGGAATCCGCGGAAGTCCTCCAGGTCATCGAAGGCGCCTTGCAGCAATGGGCCGATGATCCGGACGACGAAAACCTTCTGCGGGATATTCAGCGCGCGTTGCATACGCTGAAGGGTGGTGCCCGCATGGCCGGATTCTCGCCCATGGCGGATCTCGCCCATGCCGTAGAGACCCTTCTGAATGGCGTACGAGATGGCGAAGTCGGTGCTGATCGCCCGCTGTTCGACCTGCTGGAGCAGTGTCACGATCACTTGTACGCCATGCGTGAGAACGCGGCGCAGGGGGCCGTGCTGCAAGCGCCGGCCGCGCTGCTGCAGACCATCGAGGCGCGCCGTGGCGACGCCACTGATGCCGATGTGGAAGCACCGGTGGAAGTACCCCCGCCGCCCGCTGTCGCGCCACCTCCCCAGGCGCCGGCGCAGGACGCCGGGGCAGAGCGAACCGCCGCCGCCGACATGGTTCGGGTGCGTGCGGACCTGCTTGATAACCTGGTCAACAACGCCGGCGAGGTCAGCATTTATCGTGCTCGCCTGGATCAGCAGGTGGGTGGATTCCGCTTCAACCTGGCGGAACTGGACCAGACCGTCAGCCGCCTGCGCGAGCAGCTGCGCACGCTTGAGATAGAAACCGAGGCGCAGATTCTGTATCGCTTTGATCGTCAGCCCGAGTCCACCCAGGACGCGGACGACGACAGCTTCGATCCGCTGGAACTCGACCGATTCTCGCGGATGCAGGAGCTTTCCCGCGCCCTGGTGGAATCGGTGAACGACCTCAGCAGTATCGAGGGCATGCTGGATAATCTGGCACGGGAAGCGGAAACGCTGTTGCTGCAACAATCCCGAGTCAATACGGAACTGCAGGACGGCCTCATGCGCACTCGCATGGTGCCGTTTGCCAACCTGGCCCCGCGACTCCGCAGAATCGTCCGTCAGACCGCCCAGGAGTTGGGGCGTGATGTGCAACTGCGGGTGCAGGGCGGTCAGGGAGAAATGGACCGCAACGTGCTCGAGCGCGTCACGGCGCCCCTGGAGCATATGCTGCGCAACGCCGTGGCCCACGGCATCGAGACACCGGATGCCCGCCAGGCTGCCGGCAAGCCCGGTTCCGGCCAGATTACCGTCGCCCTGGACCGGGAAGGCTCCGACGTGGTCCTGCGGGTATCGGATGACGGCAGCGGCATGAACCTTGAGGCCATCCGGCGCAAGGCCATTAGCCGCGGGCTGATGCGCGAGGACGCCGAGCTGACCGATCGCGAGATCGTGCAGTTCGTGCTGGAGCAGGGCTTCAGCACGGCGGAGACAGTCACCCAGATTTCCGGTCGTGGTGTCGGCATGGACGTGGTCAATGCGGAGATCAAGCAGTTGGGCGGCAATCTCGAGATCGACAGCAGGCCCGGTCTCGGTACCACGTTCATCGTCCGTCTGCCCTTCACCCTGGCCATGAACCAGGCCTTGCTCTGCATGGCCGCCGAACAGGCCTATGCCATTCCGCTAACCGCCATCGATGGCGTGGTTCGCCTGACCCGCGATCAGTTGGAGACCTATTTCCGTCGTGGTGATCAGGCGCGTTATCACTATGCGGGCCAGGACTACCAGGTGCGTTCCCTTGCGGAGTTGCTGGGGACCGGCGAGGCCGGGGTGAGTGGCACCGATCGCCGTACCCCCGTGGTCCTGGTGCAGACCGGTGATCATCGCCTGGCGATCCAGGTCGATGCGCTGATCGGTGCCCGGGAAATCGTGGTCAAATCGGTGGGCCCGCAGATCAGTGGTGTTCCCGGCATCTTTGGCGCCACTATTCTGGCCGACGGCCGCGTTGTGTTCATTCTTGACGTCGGAGCTTTCGTACGCCTGGGGTCAGCCGCCGTTGCCGATGGGGTGCAGGTCACCAGCGAGCCTGCTCCGCTACTGGACGAAATGGCCACCGTGATGGTGGTGGACGACTCCATCACCATGCGCAAGGTGGCTACCCGCCTGCTGGAGCGCAACGGGATGCAGGTAGTGACCGCGAAGGATGGCGTTGACGCCGTGGCCCTGCTGCAGGATTACGTTCCCCATGCCATGCTGCTGGACATTGAGATGCCGCGTATGGATGGCTACGAGCTGGCAACCCACATGCGCAACGACGAGCGGCTCCGTGAGGTGCCCATCATCATGATTACCTCCCGCACTGGCGATAAGCATCGCCAGC